One Theropithecus gelada isolate Dixy chromosome 3, Tgel_1.0, whole genome shotgun sequence genomic window carries:
- the MRPL39 gene encoding 39S ribosomal protein L39, mitochondrial isoform X2 — protein MEALTMGVRALRLWRVASGLGISWRFIATSPASQLSPTELTEMRNDLFNKEKARQLSLTPRTEKIEVKHVGKTDPGTVFVMNKNISTPYSCAMHLSEWYCRKSILALVDGQPWDMCKPLTKSCEIKFLTFKDRDPGEVNKAYWRSCAMMMGCVIERAFKDEYMVNLVRAPEIPVISGAFCYDVILDSKLDEWMPTKENLRSFTKDAHALIYKDLPFETLEVEAKVALEIFQHNKYKIDFIEEKASQNPERIVKLHRIGDFIDVSEGPLIPRTSICFQYEVSAVHNLQPTQPSLIRRFQGVSLPIHLRAHFTIWDKLLERSRKMVTEDQTKPTEECTST, from the exons ATGGAGGCTCTGACCATGGGTGTCCGAGCGCTGCGGCTCTGGCGGGTCGCATCCGGTTTGGGGATCAGCTGGA GATTTATAGCAACATCTCCAGCTTCTCAGCTGTCGCCGACAGAATTGACAGAAATGCGGAATGACCTCTTTAATAAAGAGAAAGCCAGGCAGTTATCATTAACTCCCCGAACTGAGAAGATAGAAGTTAAgcatgttgggaaaactgacccCGGTACTGTCTTCGTgatgaataaaaacatttcaactCCCTACAGTTGTGCCATGC aTTTAAGTGAGTGGTACTGCAGGAAGTCCATTCTGGCTCTGGTGGATGGACAGCCTTGGGACATGTGTAAGCCTTTAACAAAGTCGTGTGAAATTAAATTTCTTACTTTCAAAGATCGTGATCCAGGAGAAGTGAATAAG gctTATTGGCGTTCCTGTGCTATGATGATGGGTTGTGTAATAGAGAGGGCATTCAAAGATGAATATATGGTCAATTTGGTCAGAGCTCCGGAAATTCCTG TAATTTCTGGTGCCTTCTGTTATGACGTAATTTTGGATAGCAAACTTGATGAGTGGATGCCAACAAAA gaGAACTTACGTTCTTTCACAAAGGATGCTCATGCTTTAATTTATAAAGATCTTCCATTTGAAACTCTGGAAGTTGAAGCAAAAGTGGCATTGGAAATATTTCAACACAACAA GTACAAAATAGATTTCATAGAAGAGAAGGCATCTCAGAACCCTGAGAGGATAGTCAAGCTACACAG AATAGGTGACTTCATTGATGTGAGTGAGGGCCCTCTTATTCCAAGAACAAGTATTTGTTTCCAGTATGAAGTGTCAGCAGTTCACAATCTTCAACCCACCCAGCCAAGTCTCATACGAAGATTCCAGGGTGTGTCTTTACCCATTCACTTAAGA GCACATTTTACGATATGGGATAAGCTATTGGAAAGATCTCGGAAAATG GTAACTGAAGATCAAACTAAACCAACAGAGGAATGTACATCTACCTAA
- the MRPL39 gene encoding 39S ribosomal protein L39, mitochondrial isoform X1: protein MEALTMGVRALRLWRVASGLGISWRFIATSPASQLSPTELTEMRNDLFNKEKARQLSLTPRTEKIEVKHVGKTDPGTVFVMNKNISTPYSCAMHLSEWYCRKSILALVDGQPWDMCKPLTKSCEIKFLTFKDRDPGEVNKAYWRSCAMMMGCVIERAFKDEYMVNLVRAPEIPVISGAFCYDVILDSKLDEWMPTKENLRSFTKDAHALIYKDLPFETLEVEAKVALEIFQHNKYKIDFIEEKASQNPERIVKLHRIGDFIDVSEGPLIPRTSICFQYEVSAVHNLQPTQPSLIRRFQGVSLPIHLRAHFTIWDKLLERSRKMVIFLSGLHFPFSFCLFTTQSFFTTSPESYLLRGTVSE from the exons ATGGAGGCTCTGACCATGGGTGTCCGAGCGCTGCGGCTCTGGCGGGTCGCATCCGGTTTGGGGATCAGCTGGA GATTTATAGCAACATCTCCAGCTTCTCAGCTGTCGCCGACAGAATTGACAGAAATGCGGAATGACCTCTTTAATAAAGAGAAAGCCAGGCAGTTATCATTAACTCCCCGAACTGAGAAGATAGAAGTTAAgcatgttgggaaaactgacccCGGTACTGTCTTCGTgatgaataaaaacatttcaactCCCTACAGTTGTGCCATGC aTTTAAGTGAGTGGTACTGCAGGAAGTCCATTCTGGCTCTGGTGGATGGACAGCCTTGGGACATGTGTAAGCCTTTAACAAAGTCGTGTGAAATTAAATTTCTTACTTTCAAAGATCGTGATCCAGGAGAAGTGAATAAG gctTATTGGCGTTCCTGTGCTATGATGATGGGTTGTGTAATAGAGAGGGCATTCAAAGATGAATATATGGTCAATTTGGTCAGAGCTCCGGAAATTCCTG TAATTTCTGGTGCCTTCTGTTATGACGTAATTTTGGATAGCAAACTTGATGAGTGGATGCCAACAAAA gaGAACTTACGTTCTTTCACAAAGGATGCTCATGCTTTAATTTATAAAGATCTTCCATTTGAAACTCTGGAAGTTGAAGCAAAAGTGGCATTGGAAATATTTCAACACAACAA GTACAAAATAGATTTCATAGAAGAGAAGGCATCTCAGAACCCTGAGAGGATAGTCAAGCTACACAG AATAGGTGACTTCATTGATGTGAGTGAGGGCCCTCTTATTCCAAGAACAAGTATTTGTTTCCAGTATGAAGTGTCAGCAGTTCACAATCTTCAACCCACCCAGCCAAGTCTCATACGAAGATTCCAGGGTGTGTCTTTACCCATTCACTTAAGA GCACATTTTACGATATGGGATAAGCTATTGGAAAGATCTCGGAAAATGGTAA TTTTTCTTTCTGGACTCCATTTCCCATTCTCTTTCTGTCTATTTACCACACAGTCGTTCTTCACTACCTCGCCCGAGTCATACCTCCTCCGTGGAACAGTCTCAGAGTAA